GTTCCGGTGCTCTCCGGGCTGGCAGCGCTTATCTTGCTCCTGTGCGCCGGCAAGCTCAACTTTAGCCGCGAGTGGTTCGCCGTGGGACGGACACTGGGCAATTCTCTCGCCCTTCGCCGGGAGGTCCAATATGCGTTGGCGCTGACCAGTTGGCTCAAACGGGAGGGAGGACGCAGCCCCTCGCTCCGGAGCCTGTTCGAAGACCTTGTTTTCGCGGCCCGGCGCCTGGGCTTTACCTCAGTAAAGCTGACGCTTGCCGACGGACAACGGTCCTGGGGCGACCCGGAGCGCCTCAGGCCAAGGTCCTTTTTCCGGCGGGAACTGCGCAGCGGAAGATTCGGGGTGCTCGAGCTGGGCGCTCCGGTCTGCGCGCACAGCACGGGTGTGCGACATCCAAACCAACTCTGTCCGGGGCCGGCCTGCCCTTGCGTGGGAGACCCCCGGCTGTTCGAGATCATGTCCGAGCTGCTTGCCGAAGGCTGGATTGCCGCCGCTGGCCGCGCCCGCCCTTCGCGAAGCCAACTCCGTTTCGACCTGAAATCCGACCCCGGACGGAGCCGCTCACGCGATTTTTGGAAGACAGTTTAAACGCATCGAAACAGCTCACTCCTATGAAACCAATTGTAATACCGACAGTGCTCATGGTGCTGGTGGCGGCGCATAATCTGTTCGCAGACGACACGAAAACCAGAAGTCCTATCGCTGAAACTCTGGCCAGTGTGGCCGTCCCCGAATTGCCTGCCCGGGCGGCGGAAATAGTAAAAGCAGCAAAACCTCGGGAACGGCGTGTCACGACTGTTTCAGTCGTTGATGCGGCCTTGGCAATCAGCCCTTATGTGGGGGCGTCAGTCGTGGGGGCGATTGCCAAGGCAGCCCCGGAAATGGCGGCGATTGCCGCAGAGGCTGCCGCGAGGCGGGAATCCACTCAAGCCGCAGCGATTGCCCGTGCCGCTGTCGTCGCCGCTCCGCGGCAATCCGTTAAAATAGTTGCAGCAGTCTGCCGAGCGGCGCCTGCAGAGTATCGAAAGATTGCGCTGGTTGTGGCCGAAACGGCGCCAGGTTCTGGCAGAGAAATTCTCCAGGCTGTGGCGGCCGGTGTGCCCCAGTTAAGACCAGCCATCGAAAGGGCTTTGGCATCTGTGGGACCCAACCCGGTCTCTGTCGCTGCTCTGCTCGATAAAATCAAAGCGACCACAACGGACGTCCCATCTGAAACACTGCTAAGCGCCGCAGAAAGGACTGCGCCGCTGGGCAACCCTGTCCGGCTCAAGGGCCCTACTATCGGGCCGCCTTACATCCCGCTATCGGTAACGCCCACCAACGTGACCCCGTCCACTTCGGGCACAGTGCCCCGAGGCGGGAGAGATTACGCAGCGCCGTAAGTTCCCGTTTACTGAGCTTTGTCTCCTTTTCGCCCTTTCCATTGGCCAGCTCACTCGACGTCCGGGCTTGTTCGGGGCGTAGAGATCGAACTCTACCGCCTTTGCGATTATCTAACCGAAGGGTTGATCTATCTGATGGTCGTGTTCAGTCCCTGGGCTTTCGGAACGACACAAGCATGGTCCATTTGGACGATGAACTTCGCGGGATACTGCTTGGGGATGCTTCTGCTGACAAAGCTGAGTATCCGGCAAAGGACAGCCTATCGACCGCCGCGATGGACTGCTGCGGAAACAGGCCGCCAGAGCGAGCACCGGACCGTCCTCACGTTTTGCCTCGGGCTGCTGACCCTCGCGCTGCTGGGCTTCTGCCTGGCCAGCGCGTTGAATGCACGCGCGACGTTTCGCAATGATACATTGTCATTCGAATACCATGACTGCTGGATGTGGCTCCCGCACAGCCTCGATAGCGGCGGCACCTGGTTCGCATTCTGGACATATCTGGGCCTGGCTTGCTCTTTCTGGAGCATCCGGGATTGGCTTCAAGGCAAATCCAACAGCGAGGAACGCGCCCAATGGCAAAAGACCGGCGCAGCGTTAAACCACTCGCCACCTGCTGGCTTCTTGCCGGAGCGGCTGCGGCGATTATTGTGGCTGTTGGCCTTGAACGGCGCATTGCTCAGTATCGAGGCTATCGTTCAGCGAATGGAAAAATCGCCTAAACTGCTCTTTCTTGTTTTACCTCGAATTCATCAGACTGCTGAAACTCAGTTCGGGGCATACGCGTATCGCGCAAATGCGGCGCAGTACTTCAACCTGCTCTGGCCGATGTGCGTTGGATTTTGGTGGACAATTAGCCGGAACACAGGGCGGCAAAGCCCAGGCCGGCAGGCGCTTTTGCTCTGTACCGCCGTGATGGCTGCCGCCCCTCTGGTTTCGTCCAGCCGGGCCGGGGCGGCTGTCACGCTGGGGATGCTCGGGGTAAGCGCGCTTTCAGTGGCGGGATATTTTCTCGGAGGGCGCTTTCAGCTAGGTCGCTGTGGGGCCTGCAATGTCCGGCGAGGGTCGCGCCGGAGGGCGCCCGGTGTGGGCGGGCTCGCGAAAGATACAACTGCCTGGCTCTGTTTCTTTGTGGTGGTCGTGCCGCTGGTTGGGTTAGGGCTGGGATGGAAGGCCCTGGGTCCACGGCTCGAGCGGGTCCGAGGTGACTTTGCGGCGCGGAAGGCGCTCTGGGAGGCAGCCCGGCCCATGACCCGCGACTACCCGGTGTTCGGCACCGGTCCAGGGACGTTCGAAACGGTCTCTCAGCTCTACGCGCGGCCAGCGGAGTTGTTTTGGCCTCGGCAATTGCACAACGACTGGCTGGAGATGCGCATCACGTTCGGCTGGGTGGGGAGCGTTTTGATAGTTCTAGCGCTCGTTGCGATAGGATTACGCTGCTTTGCCCCAGGCGCAGGCCTATTGGGGCTGCTGATTGGACTGGCATTGGCCGGCTGCCTGGCTCATGCGCGCCTGGATTTTCCCTTTCAGGTGTATTCGATACTATTTCTGTTCGTCCTGGAATGCGCCGTCCTGTTCTGCTCTAAAAGTCGGCATTGCCCGGCGTCCGCGCAAAAGGGATGACATCGCGAATGTTGGGGACACCCGTCAAAAACATCAAAAGCCTTTCAAACCCGAGCCCGAAACCGGCATGGGGGACCGAACCGAACTTGCGCAAATCCAGATACCACCAATAATCCTGGGGATTGAGCTTGTGCGATTTCATGTTTTCGAGGAGTTGATCGAGGCGCTCCTCGCGCTGGGCTCCGCCGATGACCTCGCCAATGCCCGGCACCAGAACATCCATTGCAGTCACGGTCCGGGCATCGTCGTTCAGGCGCATGTAGAAGGGCTTGATCTCGCGCGGGTAATTGAAAACCGTGACGGGCGATTTGAAATGCTCCTCGGTCAAAAAACGTTCGTGGTCGGATTGGAGATTCGTGCCGTGCTCGACGGGGAACTCGAATCGTTTTCCTGATTTCTTGAGGATTTCGATGGCCTCGGCATACGGCACGCGAACAAACGGACGCTCGACCACAAATTTCAGGCGCTCGTTCAAGCCTTTGTCGATGAACTTTCCGAAGAGGGCCAGGTCTTCGGCGCACTGCTCGAGGGCGTAGCGCGCCATGGCCTTAATGAACTCCTCTCCAAGGCCCATGTCTCCCTGTAGATCGCAAAAAGCCATCTCCGGCTCGATCATCCAGAATTCGGCGGCGTGCCGGGCGGTATTTGAATTCTCGGCTCGAAATGTTGGGCCGAAGGTGTAGATGTTGGAAAGCGCGCACGCAAAGGTCTCTCCTTCAAGCTGGCCGCTCACGGTGAGGTAAGCGCGTTTGCCAAAGAAATCGGCTTCGGGCTTTTCATCAATGTTCCCTTTGAGGGTGGTCA
The Verrucomicrobiia bacterium genome window above contains:
- a CDS encoding O-antigen ligase family protein translates to MNFAGYCLGMLLLTKLSIRQRTAYRPPRWTAAETGRQSEHRTVLTFCLGLLTLALLGFCLASALNARATFRNDTLSFEYHDCWMWLPHSLDSGGTWFAFWTYLGLACSFWSIRDWLQGKSNSEERAQWQKTGAALNHSPPAGFLPERLRRLLWLLALNGALLSIEAIVQRMEKSPKLLFLVLPRIHQTAETQFGAYAYRANAAQYFNLLWPMCVGFWWTISRNTGRQSPGRQALLLCTAVMAAAPLVSSSRAGAAVTLGMLGVSALSVAGYFLGGRFQLGRCGACNVRRGSRRRAPGVGGLAKDTTAWLCFFVVVVPLVGLGLGWKALGPRLERVRGDFAARKALWEAARPMTRDYPVFGTGPGTFETVSQLYARPAELFWPRQLHNDWLEMRITFGWVGSVLIVLALVAIGLRCFAPGAGLLGLLIGLALAGCLAHARLDFPFQVYSILFLFVLECAVLFCSKSRHCPASAQKG
- the asnS gene encoding asparagine--tRNA ligase produces the protein MRALIKHVLAATQPQENLTVKGWVRTRRDSKGFSFLELNDGSCLANLQVVVDGGTPGAERLLHFTTGASAVIEGALVSSPAAGQKWELRANRIELVGTADPAYPLQKKGHTPEFLRSIAHLRPRSNLFGAVFRTRSRLAFAVHQFFQERDFIYVHTPVITASDCEGAGEMFRVTTLKGNIDEKPEADFFGKRAYLTVSGQLEGETFACALSNIYTFGPTFRAENSNTARHAAEFWMIEPEMAFCDLQGDMGLGEEFIKAMARYALEQCAEDLALFGKFIDKGLNERLKFVVERPFVRVPYAEAIEILKKSGKRFEFPVEHGTNLQSDHERFLTEEHFKSPVTVFNYPREIKPFYMRLNDDARTVTAMDVLVPGIGEVIGGAQREERLDQLLENMKSHKLNPQDYWWYLDLRKFGSVPHAGFGLGFERLLMFLTGVPNIRDVIPFARTPGNADF